CGAGCCGAAAGCCCCCGATCGAGCACATCTGGGCAAAGCCAAATACTTCTGCATCGATGATTCTAAGAAGTTATCTAAATTAGCGGCTGATTTGAGCAAGCAAAAAATCTTTGCCTTCGATACCGAAACCGATAGCCTCGACGTGATGCAAGCCAAGCTAGTCGGGATGAGCTTCAGCTGGAAGGAGGGCGAGGCCTATTATGTCCCGGTGGGGCACAGTGCCGGCAAGCAACTGTCCATTAAAGAGGCCCTGGCTGTACTTGGGCCAATTTTGGCTGATCCTAAGATCGCGAAAGCCGGCCACAACATCAAGTTTGATTACGAAATCATGAGTGGCGCCGGAGTTAAAATGGCGGGCATCGCCTTTGATACCATGGTGGCTTCGTTCCTACTCAACCCGTTGGCCCGCTCGCGCACCCTCGATGATCTGGCCTATAGCGAATTTGGCATTGAGATGATTCCGATCGAAGAAATGATTGGCAAACGTGGCAAAGGCCAATCAACTTTTAATTTCGTAGCCATTGAAGATGCCACCACCTATGCCAGCGAAGACGCCGATATCACCTGGCGCCTGTATGCCAAAATGGCGCCCCAGCTAGCCAAAACCAAGCTCAAGAAACTGGCCGAAGAAACCGAGTGGCCGCTGATTGCGGTGCTGGCCGAAATGGAGCTAGCTGGAATCGAATTGGACGAGAAGTTCCTCAGCGCCTTTAACAAAGACATTAGCGCTAAAATTCTCAAACTCGAAGCCGATATTTGGAAGCAAGCTGGTGAGCACTTCAATATCGCTTCACCGGCTCAGCTCGGTCGCATTTTGTACGAAAAACTAGCGATTAAATCTGAGGTTGGCGTCATCAAGAAAGGCAAAACCGGCCTGTCTACGGCCGCTAGCGAGCTGGAGAAGATGAAGGATGCTCACCCGATTATTGAGCTGATATTGCAATATCGTGAGTTAGTTAAGCTCAAAAACACCTACGTTGATGCTCTGCCTAAAATGATTAGTCCAGTTGATCACCGTATTCACACTAGCTTTAGCCAGACGATTGCTCAAACCGGACGGCTTAGTTCCAACAACCCCAATCTGCAAAACATCCCGGTACGGACCGAGCTTGGTCGCGAGATTCGCAAGGCCTTTGTGGCGCCCAAGGGCCGCGCGCTGATTTCGGCCGACTATTCTCAATTCGAACTACGCATTGCAGCGGCACTCTCGGGCGACAAGGCTATGATCAAAGCCCTCAAAGACGGCGTCGACATTCATCAGCAAACCGCCGCCGAACTCTACGGCGTGGCTTACGACAAAGTCACCAAGGACCAGCGCTATAACGCCAAAACCGTCAACTTCGGCGTACTCTACGGCATGAGTGCCCACGGTCTCTCGGTTGGAACTGGCATGACTCGCGAGGAAGCCGCTGAGTTCATCAAACGCTATTACGATTTGCGGCCGGGACTAGCCAAGTTCGTCGAAAAAATCAAAGTCGATACTCGCAAGAACGAATATGCCGAAACTTTGCTGGGCCGCCGCCGGCCTCTATCGGAAATCAATTCCAACAACTTCCAAATCTCATCCGCCGCCGAGCGCATGGCTATCAATGTGCCGATCCAAGGCTCCCAAGCCGATATTATGAAACTAGCCATGATTGAGCTCTACCCTAAACTGGGCGATGATTCCAAACTGCTCCTGCAAATTCACGACGAATTGATCGTGGAAGCGCCTGAGGCTAAGGCTGAAGCCGTCGCCAAACTGATGAAGGACGTCATGGAAAAAGTCTACGATCTCGGTGTCCCGATTGAAGTCGATACCTCGATTGGTAAAGACTGGGGTGAGCTTTAGTGATTGCCGGCCTCGCGGCCATCATATTGTTCTGGGGTGTGATGGCATACATTTATTCAAAAACCAATCACTTGCCATACCCAACTCTGAGCCAACTAGCGGTTTCGAGTAAACGGACAGCTCTAATCTATGCCTTCGGGCTATCAGTATCTGGACTAATATTTTTATACTTTCTCATGAATTGGTTTGTCCCAAATTTACAACTCAACCCTCTATTTATGACGCTATCTTACATAGCTATTGGATTGCAGCTCATAACCGCCTGGGTGCCCTTTGACACCGAGTTAAATGGTATTACGGGTTTGATTCATCATTATGTGGCAATCACCGAAGCGGTACTGCTCATCCCATTACTCTGGATGGTGGCCAACTCGCCGGTATTGCCAGCATCTATTCGCTTTGTGGTCTATTGTATAGCCTTGGTGATGGTCGGCTTTATACCACTTGGCTTTAAAACCCAGAAAACTAACAGATTTCTAGCGGTCCAGGCCGGCTATGTTAGCTGCTTTCATCTCGCAGTAATCATAAGCCTGCTCTACGTCGCGATTAACTAAACTCGACTTTACTAGATTTACGCTCAGGCTTGCCCTAGGCTGACCATTAAGGTTAAGTGAAGGGGATGAGAATGACCCTAGAAGTAAAGATTCATGATGCTCAAACCAGCATACTGCGCGAGTTGTTGTTTGTGCGCGATGCCGGCTATGCCGAGCTGCAAAAGCCGACGGGGCTAACCAGTGATCACTTTAACTTCCACATCAGTCGTTTGGTGGAGCTAGGAATGGTGGAGAAGGTCGGTCGAGGCCGTTATAAATTGACTATCAAAGGCAAGGAATACGCCAATAAGCTTGATACCGACCGCAAAACCATCGAGAGGCAGCCCAAGGTGGCGGTGCTTTTAGGAGTTGAGAGAGAACATAAGGGCCAGCGTCAGCTGTTGTTTCAAAAACGCACCAAGAATCCCTACTACGGCTATCTCGGCTTTCCGACCGGCAAGATTACTTGGGGCGAAACCATCGCCCAGACCGCAGCTAGGGAGTTAATGGAAGAAACTGGGTTGGAAGCCGAATACGAAATTCGCGGCCTGTATCACGAACACACCACGATTGAAGGCACCGACGAAAAGATCGAAGATAAGATGTTCTTCGTGGTTCGCTGTATCAACCACAGAGGTAAATTAATCGAAAAGTTCGAGGGCGGGGAAAACAGCTGGATGAGCCTTGAAGAGGCACGCAAATACCCCAAGCGCTATTCCAGCTTTGAAACCGAGCTGGAGATGGTTGAAGGCAAGCTCAATACCTTTGTGGAGGAGCACCACTTTTACTCATCAGAGGAGTTCTAAACCGCTACTGGGCGCCTAACTTCCTTGGTTCGTTCCAAAATATCGATCGGATATTCGCCGTTAAAACAGGCTGTTGAGAATTTTGTCACCGGCAAGCCCGTTGCATTTATCATGCCATCGTAGGATAAGAAATTTAGGGAATCGGCGCCAATGATCTGGCAAACTTCCTCGATCGTGTGGTTGGCGGCAATTAATTCCGATTGTTTGGGCGTATCAATGCCGTAAAAGTCGGGGTAGCGGACTGGCGGCGAGCTAATTAGCACGTGAACCTCGCGAGCCCCGGCGCCATAGAGCATCTGGACCAGCTTTTTGGTGGTAGTACCGCGGACGATCGAATCATCGACGACGGCAACGGAGCGGCCCATTATAGCTTCTGGTAGAGGATTGAGCTTCATTTGCAGATCGCGCTCCCGCTGGCTCTGGGCCGGGCGGATAAAGGTGCGGTGGATGTAGCGGTTTTTGATTAATCCATGGTCAAAGGGGATACCGGTTTCGGCGGCAATGCCCAAGGCCGCCGGAATAGCCGAATCCGGTACCGGGATGATAACATCGGCTTTAACTTTGACTTCTCGGGCCAGATTGATACCCATGCGTCGACGGACCTCATTGACCCGCTTGCCCAGGATCAAACTGTCGGGTCTGGCAAAATATACCAGCTCGAAGATATCCAGGCGCTGCTGGCCCTCGACCAACTGATCAGAGTCATAGCCGTCTTTATTAATCATAATCATTTCACCCGGAGCAACCTCGCGCAGGAAACCGGCGCCAATAGTATCAAAGGCGCAACTTTCGCTAGCTACCACAAAACCATCACTTAGCTTGCCCAGGGCCAGAGGTCTGATGCCCATGGGATCGCGAAAGGCCACAATTTGACCAGGTGCCACGGCCACGCACGAAAAAGCCCCCGTAAAGAGGGGATAGGACGCGCGCACGGCCGAGGCTAGATCATGACCCTCCGAGAGGTAGTATTCTATTGAATCAGCCATCAATTCGGAATCATTATGCCCACGGATATTGATGCCTCGATCAACCAAAAAAGCCTGCAAGGCGGCTACAGATGGGAGGTTGCCATTATGGGCTAGGGCAAAGCCAGCCTTGGAGCGCAGAATTGGTTGGGTCAGGTCCTTTTCGCCAGAAGTGGAGTAGCGATTATGGCCGATGGCAAGTGTTCCTGGCAGTTTGGCCAAATCGTCTTCGCGATAGGCTTGCGAAACCAAGCCAATACCAGAGTGGTGATACAAAGACCGGCTATCGCTAGCCGTAATTCCCGAACTTTCCTGCCCGCGATGCTGCAAGGCCCACAAGCCGTAGTAAACGATGCGAGCAGCTTCGCCACTGGCGCTGGCTGCCGCAATTACGCCGCATTTTTCGCCCAGGCGATCGCTTGGTTCTAATAACCCACCAAATGAATCTTGCACGCGCCCCTCCGCTATCATTCTCATAATACAGCTTATGCTCACTTGGACGCAAAAAATTTGTTAAGCTGACCCTAATGCCAGAATTACCAGAGGTCGAAACCATTCGAATAGGGCTCGAGCCGAGACTGATTGGCCAAACCATTACTTCGGTCGAGATTCTCCATTCCAAAACGCTTACGCTTGAACAAGTTTCTAGTTCAATAATTGGTCATAAAATCACGGGCCTAGGCCGTCAGGCCAAAATCCTCATCATCGAATTATCAAATCATTTGAGTCTGTTGGTTCATTTGAAGATGACGGGCCAAATGGTGTTGGTTGAAGCTAGCGGCCAGCGACTGGCTGGCGGGCATCCAACCAAGAGCATGGCGGCCGAACTGCCCGATGGCAGTACCAGAATAATCTTTGGTTTTGCCAGTGGGGATTGCCT
This genomic stretch from Candidatus Saccharimonadales bacterium harbors:
- the polA gene encoding DNA polymerase I codes for the protein MAKKDKLVLVDGSAVFHRAYHAIPHLTNSKGEPTNAVYGFTMMLLKVLSDLKPTYAIVAWDKSSKTFRKDMYKEYKANRVKQPDDLYEQIPATREVVKAMGLPFIEVENYEADDIIGTLAAKAGKLETIIVTGDLDELQLIDDHTKVYTMRKGITDTVIYDAEAVIERYGVTPEQFVDLKALKGDASDNIPGVKGIGEKTATTLIAKYDSLDGVYKHLDKIGGRTAQLLKDDKEMAYLSQELSQIVCDMKLTLDLKSAELGHYNRQAIHALFRELDFKSLLDKLPAEVSNSPSLFDPEPKAPDRAHLGKAKYFCIDDSKKLSKLAADLSKQKIFAFDTETDSLDVMQAKLVGMSFSWKEGEAYYVPVGHSAGKQLSIKEALAVLGPILADPKIAKAGHNIKFDYEIMSGAGVKMAGIAFDTMVASFLLNPLARSRTLDDLAYSEFGIEMIPIEEMIGKRGKGQSTFNFVAIEDATTYASEDADITWRLYAKMAPQLAKTKLKKLAEETEWPLIAVLAEMELAGIELDEKFLSAFNKDISAKILKLEADIWKQAGEHFNIASPAQLGRILYEKLAIKSEVGVIKKGKTGLSTAASELEKMKDAHPIIELILQYRELVKLKNTYVDALPKMISPVDHRIHTSFSQTIAQTGRLSSNNPNLQNIPVRTELGREIRKAFVAPKGRALISADYSQFELRIAAALSGDKAMIKALKDGVDIHQQTAAELYGVAYDKVTKDQRYNAKTVNFGVLYGMSAHGLSVGTGMTREEAAEFIKRYYDLRPGLAKFVEKIKVDTRKNEYAETLLGRRRPLSEINSNNFQISSAAERMAINVPIQGSQADIMKLAMIELYPKLGDDSKLLLQIHDELIVEAPEAKAEAVAKLMKDVMEKVYDLGVPIEVDTSIGKDWGEL
- a CDS encoding NUDIX hydrolase produces the protein MTLEVKIHDAQTSILRELLFVRDAGYAELQKPTGLTSDHFNFHISRLVELGMVEKVGRGRYKLTIKGKEYANKLDTDRKTIERQPKVAVLLGVEREHKGQRQLLFQKRTKNPYYGYLGFPTGKITWGETIAQTAARELMEETGLEAEYEIRGLYHEHTTIEGTDEKIEDKMFFVVRCINHRGKLIEKFEGGENSWMSLEEARKYPKRYSSFETELEMVEGKLNTFVEEHHFYSSEEF
- the purF gene encoding amidophosphoribosyltransferase translates to MQDSFGGLLEPSDRLGEKCGVIAAASASGEAARIVYYGLWALQHRGQESSGITASDSRSLYHHSGIGLVSQAYREDDLAKLPGTLAIGHNRYSTSGEKDLTQPILRSKAGFALAHNGNLPSVAALQAFLVDRGINIRGHNDSELMADSIEYYLSEGHDLASAVRASYPLFTGAFSCVAVAPGQIVAFRDPMGIRPLALGKLSDGFVVASESCAFDTIGAGFLREVAPGEMIMINKDGYDSDQLVEGQQRLDIFELVYFARPDSLILGKRVNEVRRRMGINLAREVKVKADVIIPVPDSAIPAALGIAAETGIPFDHGLIKNRYIHRTFIRPAQSQRERDLQMKLNPLPEAIMGRSVAVVDDSIVRGTTTKKLVQMLYGAGAREVHVLISSPPVRYPDFYGIDTPKQSELIAANHTIEEVCQIIGADSLNFLSYDGMINATGLPVTKFSTACFNGEYPIDILERTKEVRRPVAV